One Rhododendron vialii isolate Sample 1 chromosome 2a, ASM3025357v1 genomic region harbors:
- the LOC131317115 gene encoding phloretin 4'-O-glucosyltransferase-like: MYRIAGRKELIKSEAERGRPFVHVVYTSFLPWAGQVARALNVPSTFFWIQPATILDVYFYYFNGYRDAIRSNTNNPTSAVDLPGLPLLTGNDLPSILLDSSAFDWGALPLLEEHVGILNGETNPKVLVNTFDALESWALRAIEKLNLVAVGPLLPSAFLDERIPFGSISAVGKQQMEEIAHGLLECGRPFLWVVRASDEGS, from the exons ATGTACAGAATAGCGGGTCGAAAGGAACTCATCAAATCAGAGGCCGAACGAGGCCGGCCTTTTGTTCATGTGGTCTACACCTCATTTCTCCCTTGGGCAGGCCAAGTTGCACGTGCCCTTAACGTGCCATCCACTTTCTTTTGGATTCAACCAGCCACCATCCTGGATGTATACTTCTATTACTTCAATGGTTATCGGGATGCCATTCGGAGCAATACGAATAACCCCACATCGGCAGTTGATTTACCGGGACTGCCATTGCTCACTGGCAATGACCTTCCCTCCATTCTGCTTGATTCAAGCGCTTTCGATTGGGGGGCTCTTCCATTACTGGAAGAGCACGTAGGTATACTCAATGGGGAAACAAATCCGAAAGTACTTGTGAACACCTTTGATGCTTTGGAGTCATGGGCCCTGAGAGCAATCGAGAAGCTAAACTTGGTTGCTGTTGGGCCATTGCTCCCATCGGCTTTCTTGGATGAAAGGATCC CGTTTGGAAGCATTTCAGCTGTAGGGAAGCAACAAATGGAGGAGATAGCACACGGGTTGCTTGAATGTGGAAGGCCGTTTTTGTGGGTAGTGAGAGCATCAGATGAGGGAAGCTAA
- the LOC131315764 gene encoding crocetin glucosyltransferase, chloroplastic-like: MDDCVRLLLVLFPGQGHINPSLQFARRLVKMGVNVTFVTSISSLKRVTKSVADTPPGLTFSGFSDGYDDGNGHLWNNHDDADRYMKELKIRGSEAIAELIKSAAERGQPFVHVVYTTIMAWVGQVAHALQVPSTLLWLQPATILGIYYYYFNGYGESIGKNANDPSWFVELPGLPLLTRGDLPSFLLASSTSNFALPLINTHFDVLVTETNPKVLINSFDALESGALRATERLNFVAIGPLIPSAFLDGEDPSDTSSGGDLFQHSKDYVVWLNSKPSESVIYVAFGSYASIKKQQMEEIERGLLECGRPFLWVVRATEDGKLSRKEELNQQGMVVPWCSQVEVLSHPSVGCFVTHCGWNSSLESLISGVPVVAFPQWADQATNGKLIEDFWKMGKRVKTNGDGIAESGEIKECIEAVVGGEEMRSNAKKWKDLGREAGKEGGSSDKNLRTFVEDVRASLVK, translated from the coding sequence atggacGATTGCGTTCGACTCCTACTGGTATTGTTTCCTGGCCAAGGGCACATAAATCCCAGCCTCCAATTCGCCAGGCGCCTCGTCAAGATGGGCGTCAACGTCACTTTTGTAACATCTATTTCCTCTCTCAAACGAGTGACGAAATCTGTCGCCGATACTCCACCGGGCTTGACCTTTTCCGGCTTCTCCGATGGCTACGATGACGGCAACGGTCACTTGTGGAACAACCACGACGATGCTGACCGCTACATGAAGGAGCTAAAGATTCGGGGGTCAGAGGCCATAGCAGAACTCATCAAATCAGCGGCGGAAAGAGGCCAGCCTTTCGTTCATGTGGTCTACACCACCATTATGGCTTGGGTAGGCCAAGTTGCTCATGCCCTTCAGGTGCCTTCCACTCTCCTTTGGCTCCAGCCAGCGACCATCTTGGGtatttactactactacttcaatGGCTATGGAGAGTCCATTGGGAAAAACGCGAACGACCCCTCGTGGTTTGTCGAATTACCGGGACTGCCGTTGCTCACACGCGGCGaccttccttcttttttgctCGCTTCGAGCACTTCTAATTTCGCTCTTCCACTAATTAACACGCATTTTGACGTACTCGTTACGGAAACGAATCCCAAAGTACTCATAAACTCCTTCGATGCTTTGGAGTCTGGAGCTCTAAGAGCGACCGAGAGGCTAAACTTTGTTGCTATTGGGCCGTTAATCCCGTCTGCTTTCTTGGATGGAGAGGATCCGTCTGACACTTCTTCCGGAGGAGATCTGTTTCAACATTCAAAAGACTATGTTGTGTGGTTGAATTCAAAGCCCAGTGAATCTGTTATTTACGTAGCATTTGGAAGCTATGCTTCCATAAAGAAGCAACAAATGGAGGAGATTGAGCGCGGGCTGCTGGAATGTGGAAGACCTTTCTTGTGGGTAGTACGAGCAACGGAAGACGGGAAGTTGAGTCGCAAAGAGGAACTGAATCAACAAGGGATGGTAGTGCCGTGGTGTTCTCAAGTGGAAGTGTTGTCACACCCGTCGGTTGGGTGTTTTGTGACTCATTGCGGGTGGAATTCGTCGTTGGAGAGCTTGATTTCTGGGGTTCCGGTGGTGGCTTTTCCACAGTGGGCCGACCAAGCGACGAACGGAAAACTTATTGAGGATTTTTGGAAGATGGGGAAAAGAGTGAAAACAAATGGGGATGGAATTGCGGAGAGTGGTGAGATTAAAGAGTGTATAGAAGCTGTGGTGGGAGGAGAGGAAATGAGAAGCAATGCTAAAAAGTGGAAGGATCTTGGAAGGGAAGCTGGAAAGGAAGGTGGATCATCCGACAAGAATCTTAGAACTTTTGTTGAGGATGTTAGGGCAAGTTTGGTGAAGTGA
- the LOC131315765 gene encoding crocetin glucosyltransferase, chloroplastic-like encodes MDDCVQILLVTFPAQGHINPSLQFVKRLVKMGIHVTFLTAFSAVNRITKSAAAVPRDVTFLGFSDGHDDGFKAGIDYEVYMADLRRCGSEAVAKAITASGDNGKPIVHVVYATLLPWVSQVARDLHVPSTLLWNQPATILDIYYYSFYGYGDVLNESKISDPSWSIELPGLPRLTGRDLPSFLLAPNVYKSALPLFKEHIDTLDEETNPKILVNSFEALEMEALKAIGKLNFVAIGPLIPSAFLDGKDPSDNSFGGDLLQKSNDYIKWLDSKPRESVIYVAFGSYSALAKQQTEEVARGLLDCGRAFLWVMRGKENGEKEEEDTMNYEEELEQQGMIVPWCSQVEILSHSSVGCFVSHCGWNSSLESLVSGVPVVAFPQWTDQVTNAKLIEDVWKTGVRLTKNGEGIVDGGEVKRCIEMVMGGGGRGEEMRNNAKKWKNLAREATMEGGSSDKNLKAFVDEVRAR; translated from the coding sequence ATGGATGACTGTGTCCAAATCCTCCTCGTAACCTTTCCGGCTCAGGGGCATATCAACCCCTCTCTCCAATTCGTCAAGCGCCTCGTGAAAATGGGCATCCACGTCACTTTCTTAACGGCCTTTTCCGCCGTCAACCGCATAACGAAAAGTGCTGCCGCCGTGCCACGAGACGTGACTTTTCTCGGCTTCTCAGATGGCCATGACGACGGCTTCAAAGCCGGCATCGATTACGAAGTTTACATGGCTGACCTAAGGAGATGCGGTTCGGAGGCAGTGGCAAAAGCCATCACTGCCAGTGGTGACAATGGAAAGCCCATTGTGCACGTGGTGTACGCCACCCTTCTCCCTTGGGTAAGCCAGGTCGCGCGTGACCTTCACGTGCCGTCCACTTTACTTTGGAATCAACCAGCCACTATCTTGGATATTTACTACTATTCCTTCTATGGTTATGGAGATGTACTCAATGAGAGCAAAATATCTGACCCTTCATGGTCAATTGAATTACCGGGATTGCCCCGGCTCACTGGCCGTGACCTTCCCTCTTTTCTACTAGCTCCAAACGTGTATAAATCTGCGTTGCCTTTGTTTAAAGAGCATATAGACACTCTAGATGAAGAAACAAATCCGAAAATACTCGTAAACTCTTTTGAAGCATTGGAAATGGAAGCTCTAAAGGCTATTGGGAAGTTAAATTTTGTTGCTATTGGACCACTAATTCCCTCAGCTTTCTTGGACGGGAAGGATCCATCTGACAATTCTTTTGGAGGAGACCTTCTTCAAAAATCAAACGACTATATCAAATGGTTGGATTCGAAGCCAAGAGAATCTGTTATTTACGTGGCATTTGGAAGCTACTCTGCTTTAGCGAAGCAACAAACAGAGGAGGTTGCACGCGGCCTACTTGATTGCGGAAGGGCGTTTTTGTGGGTGATGAGAGGAAAGGAAaatggtgaaaaagaagaagaagatacgATGAATTACGAAGAAGAATTGGAGCAACAAGGGATGATAGTCCCGTGGTGTTCTCAAGTGGAGATTTTGTCACACTCATCCGTGGGTTGTTTTGTGAGTCATTGCGGGTGGAATTCTTCGTTGGAAAGCTTAGTTTCTGGGGTTCCTGTGGTGGCTTTTCCACAATGGACAGACCAAGTGACAAATGCCAAGcttattgaagatgtttggaaGACGGGGGTTCGATTGACGAAAAATGGAGAAGGAATTGTTGACGGTGGTGAGGTTAAGAGGTGCATTGAAATGGTGATGGGAGGTGGGGGCAGAGGGGAGGAAATGAGAAACAATGCTAAGAAGTGGAAGAATTTAGCAAGAGAAGCAACCATGGAAGGTGGATCGTCGGACAAGAATCTCAAGGCTTTTGTTGATGAAGTTAGAGCTCGTTAG